The genomic DNA CCAGTGCATCTCTAACTACCCTATACACTTCACTCAGCTTGTCCTTTCCATAATATGCAGCATGGAATGTAACTGATTTAGCACCCGCAATAGCACCTATTTTTGCTGAATCAAGTATTCTTATTTTTGAAGCCCTAACTTTGTCAGGCTCTTTTGAGTTTAGGTTTATAAAATATGGACCATGGACTGTAAGTTCTATTTGTTCGTGAGTTGCTATTTCCTTCACTTTACGAGCTTTATCTGCACTCATATTGACACCCCTGACAAACTCAATTTCCATGCACCCAAGTCCCAATTCTTTTACTTTTTTAATTCCGGCCTCAGTAGACCTATCTTTAGCTGTCACAGGTATACCTGCTGGTCCAAAAAGTAAACCCATCTCAAACAACTCTACCTTTTTTTATAACTACTTTAACTGGATTAAAGCCAACCCAGTAAGGTATTTCCTTATAAGAGTTTACACTAAGTATAAGTATATCAGCATCCTTACCTATTTCAATACTTCCAACCCTATCTCCGAGTCCAATTGCATAAGCCGCATTTATAGTGGCTGCAGTTATTGCTTGTGCTGGTGTAAGCTTTAATAATGTACAGGCAAGACTTATAATTATTGGCATAGCAAGTATAGTAGAAGTGCCGGGGTTAAAGTCGCTCCCAATAGCAATTGGGATGCCCGCTTCTATAAGTTTCTTAACAGGTGGCTTATGATTCAAAAATAGACAAGTTCCCGGCAATATCACTGCAATAGTGCCAGCTTTTTTCATTAACTTAATTCCTCTTGCACTTGGATGAATGACGTGGTCTGATGAGATTGCTCTGAGTTCCCCAGCAAGCTCAGCACCTCCTGAGTCACTGAGTTCGTCGGCGTGTATCTTTGGTAGTAGACCAAATTTCTTACCGCACTCAAGTATTTTACGTGCGTCTTCTTTTGTAAAAACGCCGTGCTCACAAAATACATCGCAAAACTTAGCAAGTTTACTTACTTTTGGTATTATTTCGTTCAGTAAGTCATTTATGTATTCTTCTTTACCTTTTTCTGGTGGTACCTCGTGTGCACCAAGAAATGTAGAAACAAGTGATACAGGGTGAACTTCGTTTAGCTTTTTAATTACTTTAAGTATTTTCATTTCATCCTGTAAGGAGAGCCCATAGCCAGACTTCACTTCCATCGTTGTAGTCCCCCATTTAATAGCATAATTTAGCCTCTCCACTGCAATATTAAATAGATTGGATGCAGTCGCTTTCCTTGTACTCATAACAGTAGATATTATTCCGCCGCCCTGTTCTTTTATTTCCTTATAAGTTTTACCTTTTAGCCTAAGCTCAAATTCGTCTGCCCTTGACCCAGCAAATATGAGGTGAGTGTGTGAGTCGATAAAGCCAGGCATTACTACTTTACCCTGTGCATCAATTTTCATTTTTGCAGGTTTTGTAGCTCCAATTCCAGATATCTTTCCATCCTTTATTGAAATACTTACATCTTTAAAGATTCCAAGCTCTCCTATCGAAACTCCTCCACGAGGATATCCGGGACTCAAAGTAATGATTTCAGAAGCATTTATAATTGTTAAATCTTCCATTTCTTGAATCACGAAACTACAGAATAGACAAAAACATAGAAATTAGCTTACCTCTTTTTACGATTCGTATTTCTTGAATACCATAAAAATGTAGCGACTATCGTATGGATTTCTAAAAATATCCATCAATCTAAGATTCTTACTTATTTGGGAAGTTTTGAAAATCTTTTTTAGAGTGTCTACAGTAAAGAAATAACAAAAACAACCAGTATCAATAAGACCTCCTATGAATTCTCTTGGGATAAATAATTTCAATTTTCTTCCTCTTTTCTTAATCTTTTTGTTAAAAAAGTAATTCTACCAGTAACAATAATTATAACTCCTCTCAGCAGTGACTAAGGCCATACCATTTGGTTTTAGAATATCTACTATTGAGTTTATAAAACTTCTTTGGGTGTTCCTATTGGGCAAGAAACTATAAAACTCTACCACCACATAATCAAAAGACTCCTTCTTAAACCCCAGTTGACCTGCATCCATACATATATCCTTATCATTAAATCCATTTCTCCTACTATACTTACTCAAACATCTACTATATTTTTCTACAAAATCAATCCCGATAACCTCATATCCATTCTTGGCTAACTCAACACAATCTCTCCCAGGTTCACTTCCTATATAGAGTAGTCTTCCCTTACGGCTAAAATACTCTTCCAGAACAGCTCTTCGACCAGGATCCAAGGAGTAATCTTCCCAATACTTCCTTGTAGGTGAAATATTTAATTTTCTCCAGTGACTTTTGTTTATCATGTTCATTTCCTTAAAGGTGACATGTTTACTTGCCATATTGAAC from bacterium includes the following:
- a CDS encoding class I SAM-dependent methyltransferase yields the protein MINKSHWRKLNISPTRKYWEDYSLDPGRRAVLEEYFSRKGRLLYIGSEPGRDCVELAKNGYEVIGIDFVEKYSRCLSKYSRRNGFNDKDICMDAGQLGFKKESFDYVVVEFYSFLPNRNTQRSFINSIVDILKPNGMALVTAERSYNYCYW
- the hutI gene encoding imidazolonepropionase, with translation MEDLTIINASEIITLSPGYPRGGVSIGELGIFKDVSISIKDGKISGIGATKPAKMKIDAQGKVVMPGFIDSHTHLIFAGSRADEFELRLKGKTYKEIKEQGGGIISTVMSTRKATASNLFNIAVERLNYAIKWGTTTMEVKSGYGLSLQDEMKILKVIKKLNEVHPVSLVSTFLGAHEVPPEKGKEEYINDLLNEIIPKVSKLAKFCDVFCEHGVFTKEDARKILECGKKFGLLPKIHADELSDSGGAELAGELRAISSDHVIHPSARGIKLMKKAGTIAVILPGTCLFLNHKPPVKKLIEAGIPIAIGSDFNPGTSTILAMPIIISLACTLLKLTPAQAITAATINAAYAIGLGDRVGSIEIGKDADILILSVNSYKEIPYWVGFNPVKVVIKKGRVV